In Carassius gibelio isolate Cgi1373 ecotype wild population from Czech Republic chromosome B13, carGib1.2-hapl.c, whole genome shotgun sequence, one genomic interval encodes:
- the polh gene encoding DNA polymerase eta — MDLGKERVVALVDMDCFYVQVEQRINPELKNKPCVVAQYKTWRGGGIIAVSYEARGHGVTRNMWADDARKLCPDLQVARVREAHGKADLTPYREASVEVIEVMSRFAVVERASIDEAYMDLTASVQDKLKHMSVQDITPQQLRSTYVQGFPQTSSSGWSEPAGTDKEETRLRGLQQWLEHLSSSDLPSSAELHLTVGALIVEEMRAAVEEHTGFRCSAGVSHNKVLAKLACGLNKPNRQTVLPLGSVPELFSTLAISKIRNLGGKLGTSIMETLRVENMGDLTQFSKTQLEQHFGEKTGSWLYDLCRGIEFEPVKPRQLPKSIGCSKNFPGKTCLATQQQVQHWLHQLSLELQERLDKDREMNGRLAKQLTVGIRQAGGQSFSRCCALVRYDAVKMTSDSLAIIKSLNTAGSHQEAWSPALTCLHLSASKFSDVPSSSSGGIAGFLSSDAPSTQSRLASTQTSKTEPSPKRPGAIQSLFEKAAEKKKQQGEEAHKDEHGSPSLSPQKAPGISSFFHRKGLEKTLQLSALPEDRSAAAAVESLAEDLHVCERCGQKVLVWEMPEHTDYHLALDLQRSFSSASSDGPVQSSRGKSQAKTRSGPQAKRARVQGNRGTLDSFFRKT; from the exons atggatctGGGGAAGGAGAGAGTGGTCGCGCTGGTGGACATGGACTGCTTCTATGTGCAGGTGGAGCAGAGAATCAACCCCGAGCTCAAGAACAAACCCTGCGTGGTGGCGCAGTACAAGACCTGGAGAGGCGGAGG CATCATCGCAGTGAGTTACGAGGCCAGGGGTCACGGGGTCACCAGGAACATGTGGGCAGATGATGCCAGGAAGCTGTGTCCTGACCTACAGGTGGCCCGAGTCAGAGAGGCTCATGGGAAGGCTGATCTCACCCC TTACAGAGAGGCCAGTGTGGAGGTGATCGAGGTGATGTCCCGCTTCGCTGTCGTAGAGAGGGCCAGCATCGATGAGGCATACATGGACCTCACGGCCAGTGTGCAGGACAAACTGAAGCACATGAGCGTCCAGGACATCACGCCGCAGCAGCTGAGGAGCACCTACGTCCAGGGCTTCCCACAAACCAGCAGCAGCGGATGGAGCGAGCCTGCGGGGACAGATAAAG agGAGACGCGGCTCCGAGGTCTGCAGCAGTGGCTGGAGCATCTGTCGTCCAGCGATCTGCCCTCGAGTGCGGAGCTGCATCTGACCGTCGGCGCTCTGATCGTGGAGGAGATGAGGGCCGCTGTGGAGGAACACACCGGATTCCGTTGCTCCGCCGGCGTCTCACACAACAAG gTGTTAGCCAAACTAGCATGTGGCTTAAACAAGCCTAATCGCCAAACAGTTTTGCCTCTGGGATCCGTTCCAGAACTCTTTAGCACTCTTGCCATCAGTAAAAT TCGTAATCTGGGCGGGAAGCTGGGGACGTCCATCATGGAGACTCTGCGAGTGGAAAACATGGGAGACCTCACTCAGTTCAGCAAGACCCAGCTGGAGCAGCACTTCGGAGAGAAGACCGG GTCGTGGCTGTATGATTTGTGCCGAGGGATCGAGTTCGAGCCCGTGAAGCCTCGACAGCTTCCCAAATCCATCGGCTGCAGCAAGAACTTCCCAGGAAAAACCTGTTTGGCTACACAGCAGCAG GTGCAGCACTGGCTTCATCAGCTGTCCCTCGAGTTACAGGAGCGACTCGACAAAGACCGAGAGATG AACGGGCGGCTGGCCAAACAGCTGACGGTGGGCATCAGGCAGGCTGGAGGACAGAGTTTCTCTCGCTGCTGTGCTCTTGTTCGCTACGATGCTGTGAAGATGACCTCAGACAGCCTGGCCATCATCAAGAGCCTCAACACCGCAGGAAGCCACCAGGAGGCGTG GTCTCCTGCTTTGACTTGTCTTCATCTGTCGGCCAGTAAGTTCAGCGATGTTCCCTCGTCCTCATCCGGAGGAATAGCAGGCTTCCTGTCCAGTGACGCACCTTCAACACAATCGCGTTTAGCCTCTACACAAACCTCCAAAACAGAGCCGAGCCCCAAGCGGCCGGGGGCCATTCAGTCTCTGTTTGAGAAGGCTGCTGAGAAGAAGAAACAGCAAGGGGAGGAAGCTCATAAAGATGAACATGGTTCACCCAGTCTCAGTCCTCAGAAAGCCCCTGGCATCTCCTCTTTCTTCCACAGAAAGGGTCTGGAGAAGACGCTCCAGCTGTCCGCTCTGCCTGAGGACCGGAGCGCCGCGGCTGCAGTCGAGTCGCTCGCTGAGGATCTTCACGTGTGCGAGCGCTGTGGACAGAAGGTGTTGGTCTGGGAAATGCCTGAGCACACGGACTATCATCTGGCTCTGGACTTGCAGAGGTCCTTCTCCTCGGCGTCCAGCGATGGGCCGGTGCAGTCGTCCCGTGGGAAGAGCCAGGCGAAGACTCGGAGCGGCCCGCAGGCCAAGAGAGCGCGAGTGCAGGGAAACCGCGGCACGCTGGACTCCTTCTTCAGAAAGACATGA